Proteins found in one Aerosakkonema funiforme FACHB-1375 genomic segment:
- the nifK gene encoding nitrogenase molybdenum-iron protein subunit beta: protein MAQNDINNIKDHAELFHQDEYQELFQAKKQFEGGHSPEEITRVAEWTKTWEYREKNFSREALTVNPAKACQPLGAILAAVGFEGTLPFVHGSQGCVAYFRSHFTRHFKEPFSAVSSSMTEDAAVFGGLNNMKEGLATSFNLYKPKMIALCTTCMAEVIGDDLQAFIRTSKDEGFVPQELPVPYAHTPSFVGSHITGYDNMMKGILSNLTAGKKKETTNGKINFIPGFETYIGNLREVKRIAETMGVNYTLLADNSDYLDSPNDGEYRMYNGGTTLEDAGDSINAEATISFQAYSTSKTREYLESDWKQKTYVSRPVGIRGTDEFLMKLSALTGKPIPKELEEERGRAVDALTDSQAWLHGKKIAMYGDPDLVIGLTQFLLELGAEPVHIVVTNSNDVFENELRALLDSSPFGAGATIWGGKDLWHLRSLLFTEPVDLLIGNSYGKYLWRDTHTPLVRIGYPIFDRHHLHRYATYGYQGAINLLNWIVNTLLDELDRNTIIPAKTDISYDLIR from the coding sequence ATGGCTCAGAACGATATCAATAATATCAAGGATCACGCCGAGTTATTCCACCAAGATGAGTATCAAGAATTATTTCAAGCTAAAAAACAGTTTGAAGGTGGACATAGCCCAGAAGAAATTACTCGCGTCGCTGAATGGACTAAGACTTGGGAGTATCGCGAGAAGAACTTCTCCCGCGAAGCGCTAACTGTTAACCCAGCGAAAGCTTGCCAACCTCTCGGCGCAATTCTGGCAGCAGTAGGTTTTGAAGGTACATTGCCCTTTGTTCACGGTTCTCAAGGTTGCGTAGCGTATTTCCGATCGCACTTTACCCGTCACTTCAAAGAACCTTTCTCTGCCGTTTCCTCCTCAATGACGGAAGATGCAGCGGTATTCGGCGGTTTGAACAACATGAAAGAAGGTTTAGCTACCTCTTTCAATCTCTACAAGCCGAAAATGATCGCTCTCTGCACTACCTGTATGGCAGAGGTAATCGGAGACGACTTGCAAGCATTTATCAGAACCTCGAAGGATGAAGGTTTTGTTCCTCAAGAACTGCCAGTTCCTTACGCTCACACTCCTAGCTTTGTCGGTTCCCATATTACTGGTTACGACAATATGATGAAGGGGATTTTGAGTAACTTAACTGCTGGTAAGAAGAAAGAAACAACCAACGGTAAGATTAACTTTATCCCAGGTTTTGAAACTTATATCGGCAACTTGCGCGAAGTTAAGCGCATTGCAGAAACAATGGGTGTAAATTACACCTTGTTGGCTGATAATTCTGATTATCTGGATTCTCCTAATGATGGAGAATATCGGATGTATAATGGTGGCACAACGCTGGAAGATGCTGGCGATTCGATTAACGCAGAAGCAACGATTTCTTTCCAAGCTTATTCGACGAGTAAGACTCGCGAATACTTGGAGTCGGATTGGAAGCAAAAAACTTATGTTTCCCGTCCGGTTGGTATCCGGGGCACCGATGAGTTTTTGATGAAGCTATCTGCTTTGACTGGTAAACCAATTCCGAAAGAATTGGAAGAAGAACGGGGTCGCGCAGTGGACGCTTTAACTGATTCCCAAGCATGGTTACATGGCAAGAAAATTGCGATGTATGGCGATCCAGATTTAGTGATTGGTTTGACACAATTCCTGTTGGAACTTGGTGCAGAACCAGTTCACATCGTAGTAACTAACAGCAATGATGTTTTTGAGAATGAGTTGCGGGCGCTGTTAGATTCCAGTCCGTTTGGTGCTGGTGCAACGATTTGGGGCGGTAAGGATTTGTGGCACTTGAGATCTTTACTATTTACCGAACCAGTTGATTTGTTAATCGGTAATTCCTACGGTAAGTATCTGTGGCGCGATACTCACACTCCATTGGTTCGTATTGGTTATCCAATCTTCGATCGCCATCACTTGCATCGCTATGCTACTTATGGCTATCAAGGTGCAATTAACCTGCTGAATTGGATCGTGAATACCCTGTTGGATGAACTCGATCGCAACACGATTATCCCAGCTAAGACCGACATCTCTTACGACTTGATTCGCTGA
- the nifD gene encoding nitrogenase molybdenum-iron protein alpha chain, which produces MTPIESATLNENEVTAVPQRPVAETKELIKEVLEAYPEKSRKKREKHLNVYEEGKSDCGVKSNIKSVPGSMTTRGCAYAGSKGVVWGPIKDMIHISHGPVGCGYYSWSGRRNYYIGTTGIDTFGTMQFTSDFQERDIVFGGDKKLAKLIDELEDLFPLNRGISIQSECPIGLIGDDIEAVAKKAAREIGKTVVPVRCEGFRGVSQSLGHHIANDAVRDWVFPQADKKKKELGVESTPYDVAIIGDYNIGGDAWSSRILLEEIGLRVVAQWSGDGTLHEMMMTPTVKLNLVHCYRSMNYISRHMEEAYGIPWLEYNFFGPTKIAESLREIASKFDETIQQKAEEVIAKYEAQTKAVIEKYLPRLEGKTVALMVGGLRPRHVVPAFHDLGMRLVGTGYEFGHNDDYKRTTHYIENGTLIYDDVSAYEFEEFIKELKPDLVASGIKEKYVFQKMALPFRQMHSWDYSGPYHGYDGFAIFARDMDLALNSPTWSLIGAPWKRG; this is translated from the coding sequence ATGACCCCGATCGAATCTGCTACCTTAAACGAAAATGAAGTAACTGCGGTTCCTCAGCGACCAGTTGCCGAAACTAAAGAACTGATTAAAGAAGTCCTCGAAGCGTATCCTGAGAAATCGCGCAAAAAGAGAGAAAAGCACCTCAACGTTTACGAAGAAGGCAAATCCGACTGCGGCGTAAAATCTAATATCAAATCCGTTCCAGGTTCGATGACCACTCGCGGTTGCGCCTACGCCGGATCGAAAGGTGTGGTTTGGGGCCCAATCAAAGACATGATCCACATCAGTCACGGCCCTGTAGGTTGCGGTTATTATTCCTGGTCTGGACGACGCAACTATTATATTGGTACGACTGGCATTGATACCTTTGGTACGATGCAATTCACCTCCGACTTCCAAGAACGCGATATCGTGTTCGGTGGTGATAAGAAATTGGCGAAACTGATCGATGAATTGGAAGATTTGTTTCCTCTCAACCGAGGCATTTCGATTCAATCTGAATGTCCGATCGGTTTGATTGGGGATGACATCGAAGCTGTTGCCAAGAAAGCCGCCAGGGAAATTGGCAAAACCGTTGTTCCGGTTCGCTGCGAAGGTTTCCGGGGTGTTTCTCAATCTCTCGGACACCACATTGCTAACGACGCCGTGCGCGACTGGGTATTCCCCCAAGCAGATAAGAAAAAGAAAGAATTAGGTGTTGAAAGCACTCCTTATGATGTTGCCATTATCGGAGACTACAACATCGGTGGTGATGCTTGGTCGAGCCGCATTCTGTTAGAAGAAATTGGCTTGCGCGTGGTAGCTCAATGGTCTGGGGATGGCACTCTCCATGAAATGATGATGACCCCAACCGTGAAGCTGAATTTAGTTCACTGCTATCGCTCGATGAACTATATCAGCCGCCACATGGAAGAAGCTTATGGTATTCCTTGGTTAGAATACAACTTCTTCGGCCCAACTAAGATTGCCGAATCCCTGCGCGAAATTGCTTCCAAGTTTGACGAAACAATTCAGCAAAAAGCCGAAGAAGTAATCGCTAAATACGAAGCACAAACTAAGGCAGTAATTGAGAAATATCTCCCGCGTTTGGAAGGCAAAACCGTTGCGCTGATGGTTGGTGGTTTGCGTCCTCGCCACGTCGTTCCCGCGTTCCACGATTTGGGTATGCGCTTGGTCGGTACGGGATATGAATTCGGTCACAACGACGACTACAAACGTACAACTCACTACATCGAAAACGGCACGCTGATTTACGATGACGTTTCTGCTTACGAATTTGAAGAATTCATCAAAGAATTGAAGCCAGATTTAGTTGCTTCTGGAATTAAAGAGAAGTACGTCTTCCAAAAGATGGCTCTGCCTTTCCGTCAAATGCACTCTTGGGATTACTCCGGCCCATATCACGGTTACGACGGATTTGCCATCTTCGCTCGCGACATGGATCTGGCACTGAATAGCCCCACCTGGAGCTTAATCGGTGCGCCCTGGAAGAGGGGCTAG
- the nifH gene encoding nitrogenase iron protein, which translates to MTDEKIRQIAFYGKGGIGKSTTSQNTIAAMAEMGQRIMIVGCDPKADSTRLMLHSKAQTTILHLAAERGAVEDLELEEVLLTGYRDVRCVESGGPEPGVGCAGRGIITAINFLEENGAYEDLDFVSYDVLGDVVCGGFAMPIREGKAQEIYIVTSGEMMAMYAANNIARGILKYAHSGGVRLGGLICNSRKVDRELELIETLAKRLNTQMIHFVPRDNVVQHAELRRMTVLEYAPDHQQTNEYRQLAQKIIDNKNLTIPTPISMDELEELLVEFGILGGEEEYQKAIAQDQAKTTVAV; encoded by the coding sequence ATGACTGACGAAAAAATTAGACAGATTGCGTTCTACGGCAAAGGCGGTATCGGTAAATCTACCACCTCTCAAAATACGATCGCAGCAATGGCAGAAATGGGCCAACGGATCATGATCGTAGGATGCGACCCAAAAGCTGACTCTACCCGCTTGATGTTGCACAGCAAAGCCCAAACCACCATTCTGCACTTAGCAGCAGAACGCGGCGCAGTAGAAGATCTGGAACTCGAAGAAGTATTGTTGACTGGCTATCGCGATGTACGTTGCGTTGAGTCTGGTGGTCCAGAACCCGGTGTAGGTTGCGCCGGACGTGGTATCATCACCGCCATCAACTTCTTAGAAGAAAACGGTGCTTACGAAGACCTAGATTTCGTTTCCTACGACGTATTGGGCGACGTTGTTTGCGGTGGTTTCGCAATGCCGATCCGGGAAGGAAAAGCTCAAGAAATCTACATCGTTACTTCCGGTGAAATGATGGCAATGTATGCTGCTAACAACATTGCACGAGGCATTCTGAAGTATGCACACTCCGGTGGCGTGCGCTTAGGTGGTTTGATTTGCAACAGCCGTAAAGTTGACCGCGAACTCGAACTGATCGAAACTTTGGCTAAGCGTCTGAACACCCAAATGATCCACTTCGTACCTCGCGACAACGTTGTTCAACACGCCGAACTGCGCCGCATGACCGTACTGGAGTACGCACCCGACCATCAACAAACTAACGAATACCGTCAATTAGCTCAAAAGATCATCGACAACAAGAATCTGACCATTCCAACTCCGATCTCAATGGACGAACTGGAAGAGTTGTTGGTGGAATTCGGCATCCTGGGCGGCGAAGAAGAATACCAAAAAGCGATCGCTCAAGACCAAGCAAAAACCACTGTTGCCGTCTAA
- the nifU gene encoding Fe-S cluster assembly protein NifU, which produces MWDYTEKVMDLFYNPKHQGVIEATDEPGLKIVTGEIGSIACGDALRLHLKIDESTNIILDARFQTFGCASAIASSSALTEMIIGMTVEEAMKITNRQIAEYLGGLPEEKMHCSVMGQEALEAAISSYKGIPIVVHEEDESALVCRCYGISQARIKRVVIENKLDTAEQVTNYIKAGGGCGTCLVDIDDIIADAWQEMKAQSAAKTEENSAVTATSVAVATKTETQVQVARPLTNLQKITLIQQVIDSEIKPFLALDGGDVELYDVDGDKVKVQLKGACGTCSGSLATLKYAIEAKLQERVSPTLVVEAI; this is translated from the coding sequence ATGTGGGACTATACAGAAAAAGTAATGGATCTCTTCTACAATCCCAAACATCAGGGAGTAATAGAAGCAACTGACGAACCAGGATTAAAAATCGTTACCGGAGAAATTGGCAGTATTGCTTGCGGAGATGCGCTAAGATTGCACTTAAAAATTGATGAAAGCACGAATATAATTTTAGATGCTCGCTTTCAAACTTTCGGTTGTGCCAGCGCGATCGCTTCTTCCTCCGCTTTAACTGAAATGATTATTGGCATGACAGTTGAAGAAGCAATGAAGATTACAAATCGTCAGATTGCAGAATATCTAGGCGGTTTGCCGGAAGAGAAAATGCACTGTTCCGTGATGGGACAAGAAGCACTGGAAGCAGCGATATCTTCTTACAAAGGAATTCCAATTGTTGTTCACGAAGAAGACGAAAGTGCGCTAGTATGTCGGTGTTACGGTATTAGCCAAGCACGGATCAAGCGAGTAGTAATCGAAAACAAACTTGACACAGCCGAACAAGTAACTAATTATATAAAAGCAGGCGGCGGTTGCGGTACTTGTCTGGTAGATATTGACGACATAATTGCCGATGCTTGGCAAGAAATGAAAGCCCAAAGTGCTGCTAAAACTGAAGAAAATAGCGCGGTAACAGCAACTTCAGTAGCAGTAGCAACCAAAACAGAAACGCAAGTGCAAGTTGCTCGTCCGCTGACAAACCTGCAAAAAATCACACTAATTCAACAAGTTATCGATTCCGAAATCAAACCCTTCCTAGCTCTCGATGGGGGAGATGTCGAACTCTACGATGTCGATGGCGACAAAGTGAAAGTGCAATTAAAGGGAGCTTGCGGTACTTGTTCTGGCAGTTTAGCAACGCTGAAATACGCGATCGAAGCCAAATTACAAGAGCGCGTTTCACCCACCTTAGTTGTAGAAGCAATTTAG
- the nifS gene encoding cysteine desulfurase NifS: protein MSVIYLDNNATTKVDPLVLEAMLPFLTEYYGNPSSMHTFGGQVGKEVKQAREQVAALLGAEATEIVFTSCGTEGNNTAIRSALAVQPNKNHIVTTEVEHAAILSQCKLLESQGYKVTYLSVNNQGQLDLDELEASLTGGTALVSIMYANNETGVIFPIEQIGHIVKEKGAIFHVDAVQAAGKIPLNMKNSTVDLLTISGHKLHAPKGLGALYVRKGVRFRPLLVGGHQERGRRAGTENVPGIVALGKASELALTHLPEVKKEKQLRDRLEKGLLSTIPNSQVNGHLTQRLPNTTNIGFKYIEGEAILLSLDQYGICASSGSACTSGSLEPSHVLRALGLPYSVLHGSIRFSLSRYTTDEEIDRVLTIMPQIVERLRALSPFQSDEESWLQEQEKAVALAKN, encoded by the coding sequence ATGTCAGTCATTTATTTAGATAACAATGCCACTACCAAGGTAGATCCCCTAGTCCTTGAGGCGATGCTTCCTTTCCTAACTGAATATTATGGCAACCCTTCTTCAATGCACACTTTTGGCGGACAAGTTGGGAAGGAAGTTAAACAAGCAAGGGAACAAGTTGCAGCTTTGTTAGGCGCAGAAGCCACTGAAATAGTATTTACCAGTTGTGGCACGGAAGGAAATAATACGGCGATTCGATCGGCCCTAGCAGTCCAGCCTAACAAAAACCATATCGTTACTACAGAAGTCGAACACGCCGCTATTCTCAGCCAGTGCAAACTGCTGGAAAGTCAAGGCTATAAAGTTACCTATCTTTCCGTAAATAACCAAGGACAATTAGACCTGGATGAATTAGAAGCTTCGCTGACAGGTGGCACTGCTTTAGTGTCGATCATGTATGCTAATAATGAAACAGGCGTTATTTTTCCCATCGAACAAATCGGTCACATCGTAAAAGAAAAAGGTGCTATATTTCATGTAGATGCCGTTCAAGCGGCGGGTAAAATTCCACTGAACATGAAAAATAGTACGGTGGATTTACTCACCATTTCCGGTCACAAACTGCACGCACCTAAAGGACTTGGCGCATTGTACGTGAGAAAAGGCGTGCGATTCCGTCCCCTATTAGTAGGAGGACATCAGGAAAGAGGACGGCGTGCTGGTACGGAAAATGTACCCGGAATTGTGGCACTGGGTAAAGCAAGTGAGTTAGCTTTAACCCATTTGCCAGAGGTGAAAAAAGAAAAGCAGTTGCGCGATCGCTTAGAAAAAGGTCTGCTTTCTACTATCCCCAACAGCCAAGTAAACGGCCACCTTACCCAAAGACTTCCTAACACCACCAATATCGGTTTCAAATATATCGAAGGCGAAGCAATTCTTCTTTCCCTCGACCAATACGGGATCTGTGCTTCTTCTGGTTCTGCTTGTACTTCTGGTTCTCTAGAACCTTCCCACGTACTCAGAGCATTGGGTTTACCTTATTCAGTGTTGCACGGTTCGATTCGTTTCTCGCTTTCTCGTTATACCACTGACGAAGAAATCGACCGAGTGCTAACCATAATGCCGCAAATAGTAGAACGTTTACGAGCATTATCACCGTTCCAAAGTGACGAAGAATCTTGGCTGCAAGAACAAGAAAAAGCCGTTGCTCTAGCTAAGAATTAA